Sequence from the Synechococcus sp. HK05 genome:
TCACCGAGAAGCAGATCCAAGAAGGGCTGAATGTGCCGGTGTTCTTCACCAAGCCCTTCCTCACGATCACAACCCCAGAAGGCCCCCGGGGTGTGTTCTTCTTCAGCTACGAAAATCTGCAAAACGCCCTGGCCAAGCTGCCGGTGGCGGAGCGCCAGAAGCTCAAGCCCCAGGTGGCTGATCTCACCGCCGTGTTGCGGGAGATCATCAATGCCTCCACCGACAGCTTCACCATCTACCCCACCCCCGAATACTTCCGGTTGGTGAAAGAAAATCAGGCCAAGGGCAAGCCGGCCCAGTGAGCTTGGGCTGGGCTCAGTCTTTGGGAGCGGGTTGATCCCGCTCCGGCGCTGCTTCTGGGATCCACTGGGCCAGCAGGCCGCCCCCCATCAGTGCGCACCCCAGGATGAGGGCCAGCCGCTGGTTGGCGGCGGCCGCTTCATCCCCCCACACCGCGGCCGCCAGAAAGGCAGCACCGAGCAGCAGGCACGGCACCAGCACGATGCCTTTGGCGGTGCGGTTGATGCCCATCGCGTTCAGCAGTCCACCTTGGCGCTAGCCAGCCCTGCGGCCACCAGGCCAGACCCCAGATCAGAAGC
This genomic interval carries:
- a CDS encoding GIVxVP protein; this translates as MGINRTAKGIVLVPCLLLGAAFLAAAVWGDEAAAANQRLALILGCALMGGGLLAQWIPEAAPERDQPAPKD